A part of Bacillus thuringiensis genomic DNA contains:
- a CDS encoding GNAT family N-acetyltransferase: MIRKAKKTDAMAIAPLLYNALHEIAEKITGSTVEAEVLLGLETWFSKEGNRLSYENCFVYEQDGIAIGIIVAYHGSEATRLDAPIVRHLRELHKDESITLEKEAELDEYYIDTLSVSSAYGGKGIGSKLIEAAEIYATEKVYEKIALLVNLENKRAYSLYEKLGYKKDQIVMLVGEPYAHLVKTLNIKVSIS, from the coding sequence ATGATTCGGAAAGCAAAAAAGACAGATGCGATGGCAATTGCGCCTTTATTATATAACGCTCTGCACGAAATTGCTGAAAAAATCACAGGTAGCACTGTTGAGGCAGAAGTATTACTAGGACTTGAAACATGGTTCTCAAAAGAGGGAAATCGACTGAGCTACGAAAACTGTTTTGTATATGAACAAGACGGAATTGCGATTGGAATTATTGTCGCTTATCACGGTAGTGAAGCTACAAGGCTTGATGCACCAATTGTACGTCACTTAAGAGAATTACATAAAGATGAATCGATTACATTAGAAAAAGAAGCTGAGCTTGATGAATATTACATTGATACATTATCGGTCTCAAGTGCATATGGCGGAAAAGGAATCGGTTCTAAATTAATTGAAGCTGCTGAAATCTATGCAACTGAAAAGGTGTATGAAAAAATCGCATTACTTGTTAATTTAGAAAACAAACGTGCCTATTCACTATACGAAAAACTAGGTTATAAAAAAGATCAAATCGTTATGCTCGTAGGCGAACCTTATGCACATCTCGTAAAAACATTAAACATCAAAGTTTCTATATCTTAA
- a CDS encoding histidine phosphatase family protein, translating into MKISFIRHGRLDRTIEPMTVTSFHEWMKGYDLHTITEKAPIPMETKEAVEATKLIVTSDQKCAIQSAAELMDSLSFMQNSLFREAEIPTSFYAPIWLKCKPNVWMFIGRTLWILGYRKDVESYKEVRERARQAAYLLHRYALVHGSIALVGHNYINAMIGAELRAMGWSGTPILHREPWGCTTYTFHEAMNGNILNTNLT; encoded by the coding sequence ATGAAGATTTCTTTTATTCGTCATGGTCGCTTAGATCGTACTATAGAACCAATGACGGTTACATCCTTTCATGAATGGATGAAAGGATATGACTTACATACTATAACAGAAAAAGCACCTATACCAATGGAAACAAAGGAAGCGGTTGAAGCAACAAAATTGATTGTAACGAGTGATCAAAAGTGTGCTATACAATCAGCAGCTGAATTAATGGATTCTTTATCTTTTATGCAAAATTCTCTTTTTAGGGAAGCTGAAATTCCGACGAGTTTTTATGCTCCAATATGGTTGAAATGTAAACCTAACGTATGGATGTTTATCGGACGAACGTTATGGATACTTGGTTACCGTAAAGATGTTGAATCTTATAAGGAAGTAAGAGAGAGGGCAAGGCAAGCGGCTTACTTATTACACCGTTACGCTCTCGTACATGGAAGTATTGCTCTTGTAGGTCATAATTACATTAATGCAATGATTGGTGCGGAACTGAGAGCGATGGGATGGTCTGGTACGCCTATTTTGCACAGAGAGCCATGGGGATGTACAACTTATACATTCCACGAGGCGATGAATGGAAATATATTGAATACGAATTTAACATAA